A stretch of the Proteus sp. ZN5 genome encodes the following:
- a CDS encoding pyocin knob domain-containing protein, with protein MNANDVGAYSKGDADKRFQPVGKYQAEGYGYSKAESDTKYQPKGNYAPTGNYANKGESYTKVESEDKYQPKGSYQPAGNYATKGESYTKAESDSKYQGKGNFQAAGYSYSKSEADNKYQAKGNYVTTARKVNNKPLSGDVTVTSQDIFNGQAISIGANQNLNNYKTAGIYFQPANANATANLNYPEAMAGTLIVLKNAGITQLYYVYNTSRIYSRSQYGTGNFTSWAKEFNSQNKPTAGDVGAYSKGESDGKYQPKGNYLASGYSYSKGESDGKYQPKGNYLASGYSYSKGESDGKYQLKGNYAPAGSYGAKNTAKKDASGWLKCGDTGVIQQWSKEEWFHDGRSWDYKFPIPFPNTVFVIVVTNNSGWGRLGTTRHTKEGFTLEGDTEWAYFSYIAIGY; from the coding sequence ATTAATGCAAATGATGTTGGTGCTTATTCTAAAGGTGATGCAGATAAACGTTTTCAACCAGTAGGTAAATATCAAGCTGAAGGCTATGGTTATTCAAAAGCAGAATCTGATACCAAATATCAACCTAAAGGGAATTATGCCCCAACTGGAAATTATGCTAATAAAGGCGAAAGCTATACCAAAGTAGAATCGGAGGATAAATATCAGCCAAAAGGAAGTTATCAGCCTGCGGGAAATTATGCGACTAAAGGCGAAAGTTATACTAAAGCAGAATCTGATAGTAAATATCAGGGGAAAGGGAATTTCCAAGCAGCGGGTTATAGTTACTCAAAATCTGAAGCAGATAATAAATATCAAGCTAAAGGTAACTATGTGACTACGGCACGAAAAGTCAATAATAAGCCATTAAGTGGTGATGTGACAGTAACATCGCAAGATATTTTTAATGGTCAAGCGATCTCAATTGGCGCGAATCAAAATTTAAATAACTATAAAACAGCGGGTATTTATTTTCAGCCTGCCAATGCGAATGCAACGGCAAATTTAAATTACCCAGAAGCTATGGCGGGTACGTTAATTGTTTTAAAAAATGCGGGTATTACTCAGCTGTATTATGTTTATAACACTAGCCGTATTTATTCTCGTAGCCAGTATGGAACAGGTAATTTTACATCTTGGGCTAAAGAGTTTAATAGTCAAAATAAACCGACCGCAGGTGATGTAGGGGCATATTCAAAAGGCGAGTCTGATGGTAAATATCAACCGAAAGGGAATTATTTAGCATCAGGTTATAGTTATTCAAAAGGCGAATCAGATGGAAAATATCAGCCAAAAGGGAATTATCTGGCATCGGGTTATAGCTATTCCAAAGGTGAATCAGATGGAAAATACCAGTTAAAAGGGAATTATGCTCCAGCGGGCAGTTATGGTGCTAAAAATACAGCTAAAAAAGATGCTAGTGGATGGTTGAAGTGTGGAGATACAGGGGTTATTCAACAATGGAGTAAGGAAGAATGGTTTCATGATGGTAGATCGTGGGACTATAAATTTCCTATTCCTTTTCCTAATACAGTTTTCGTTATTGTTGTGACAAATAATAGTGGATGGGGAAGGTTAGGTACGACTCGGCATACTAAAGAGGGGTTCACTTTGGAAGGCGATACTGAATGGGCATATTTTTCTTATATAGCTATAGGATATTAG
- a CDS encoding helix-turn-helix domain-containing protein: protein MFSENVITDIIYWIEENLEKDLKLENVSQKSGYSKWHLQRMFKEQTGLTLASYIRARRLSCAAVELRLQRTPLLDIALKYRFDSQQTFSRAFKKLFNMTPYNYRRKENWQAHGFTLPLRKFSGFNLDIEIVTIDSLSLTGIDHTYNANAIDWNFSTEKSREEYWKVFFQNALYKHERVYALHNILSKKNNELTIKYATMMENKPEVYNAQFLHKAHIENAKYLKFTIPEKLLTLEYKDIIYNIYGILLRKLNIPRKKGSPDIEEYIFKEEYPVSSLAYKPIPLVKDVNYYIPIEIELNDKKKIK, encoded by the coding sequence ATGTTTAGTGAAAATGTCATTACAGATATTATCTATTGGATTGAAGAAAATTTAGAGAAAGATCTAAAACTTGAGAATGTTTCGCAAAAATCAGGATATTCCAAATGGCATCTTCAACGTATGTTTAAAGAGCAAACAGGATTAACATTAGCCTCTTATATTCGAGCAAGACGACTGTCTTGTGCCGCTGTTGAATTACGCTTACAAAGAACACCATTGCTTGATATTGCATTAAAATATCGTTTTGACTCTCAACAAACATTCTCTAGAGCGTTTAAAAAGCTGTTTAATATGACGCCCTATAATTATCGTAGAAAAGAGAATTGGCAGGCTCATGGCTTTACATTGCCGTTAAGAAAATTTAGTGGTTTTAATTTAGATATCGAAATCGTCACTATTGATTCTCTTTCTTTAACAGGTATAGATCACACCTATAATGCCAATGCAATCGATTGGAATTTTAGTACAGAAAAATCACGAGAAGAGTACTGGAAGGTATTTTTTCAAAATGCGCTCTATAAACATGAGCGGGTTTATGCTTTACATAATATTTTATCTAAGAAAAATAATGAATTAACGATAAAATATGCAACCATGATGGAAAATAAACCTGAAGTATATAATGCACAATTTTTGCATAAAGCACATATTGAGAATGCTAAATATCTTAAATTCACGATCCCTGAAAAATTACTTACATTAGAGTATAAAGATATTATCTATAATATTTATGGTATTTTACTTAGGAAGCTCAATATACCGAGAAAAAAAGGATCGCCCGATATTGAGGAATATATTTTTAAGGAGGAATATCCAGTTTCTAGCCTAGCTTATAAACCCATTCCTTTAGTGAAAGATGTGAATTACTATATTCCTATCGAAATTGAGCTTAACGATAAAAAGAAAATAAAATAG
- a CDS encoding GhoT/OrtT family toxin — MSAISIIGISYLIGAVISFIITFFLTKDPSLAMRLLSALLIALTWPLSFPMALIFSIFS; from the coding sequence ATGTCTGCTATCTCTATTATTGGAATAAGCTACCTTATTGGGGCTGTGATATCGTTTATTATTACTTTCTTTTTAACCAAAGATCCTAGTCTTGCCATGCGCCTTTTAAGTGCATTATTAATTGCCTTAACTTGGCCTCTTAGCTTTCCTATGGCACTTATCTTCTCTATTTTTAGTTAA
- a CDS encoding DUF924 family protein, producing the protein MIPYQSTLTFWFEECTPEQWFKKDSQFDKEISRRFGELCLSASRGELASWRETIEGRLAEIIILDQFSRNIWRDTPKAFSQDNMALILAQEAIRLPEYLTLTPVKRKFMIMPFMHSESPKIHQDAVILFSQLNDENTYQYELRHKEIIDKYGRYPHRNDILGRTSTPEELDFLQQPGSSF; encoded by the coding sequence ATGATCCCTTATCAATCAACTTTGACGTTTTGGTTTGAAGAATGCACGCCAGAGCAATGGTTTAAAAAAGATAGCCAGTTTGATAAAGAAATTAGTCGCAGATTTGGTGAATTATGTTTAAGTGCAAGTCGTGGCGAGCTGGCATCATGGAGAGAAACGATAGAAGGACGCTTAGCTGAGATTATTATTCTTGATCAGTTCTCACGTAATATTTGGCGTGATACGCCAAAAGCCTTCTCCCAAGATAATATGGCGTTAATCTTAGCGCAAGAAGCTATCCGGTTACCTGAATATCTGACATTAACCCCCGTTAAACGCAAGTTTATGATAATGCCATTTATGCATTCAGAATCACCTAAAATTCATCAAGATGCGGTTATATTGTTTTCTCAACTTAATGATGAAAATACTTATCAATATGAACTAAGACACAAAGAAATTATTGATAAATATGGTCGTTATCCTCATCGTAATGACATCTTAGGTCGAACATCTACGCCAGAAGAATTAGATTTTTTACAGCAACCCGGCTCTTCATTCTAA
- a CDS encoding DmsC/YnfH family molybdoenzyme membrane anchor subunit, protein MHELPLVFFTVLGSSAAGLFLIAYISKKLGQIDENQLRNANILALILTLVGLGIGGLHVGQPLRFFNMLLGVGRSPMSNEAFLSGVFTGFAFATVALTIMKKWKGLREICNLFTVVFGLAFVWSIPQVYHIPTIANWNTDYTTLQFWMTLLVGGGVLAMAIGARRLGALSFIIGAIITFATRSGYVSFLGFTGPELSADQSLFWGFQLAVLALGVVIVGFTAVKAQASKMTLATCAAAVIIAELSGRIAFYNLWHITM, encoded by the coding sequence ATGCATGAACTTCCTCTAGTCTTTTTTACTGTTTTAGGTTCTTCAGCAGCAGGCCTGTTTCTTATTGCTTATATCAGTAAAAAATTAGGTCAAATTGATGAAAACCAACTGCGTAATGCCAATATTTTAGCCCTGATCTTAACATTAGTTGGCTTAGGCATTGGTGGATTACACGTTGGTCAACCTCTACGTTTTTTCAATATGCTATTAGGCGTTGGTCGCTCTCCAATGAGTAACGAAGCCTTCTTAAGTGGTGTATTTACAGGTTTTGCTTTTGCAACTGTTGCACTCACTATCATGAAAAAATGGAAGGGTTTACGTGAAATTTGTAACCTATTTACCGTTGTTTTTGGTCTAGCATTTGTTTGGTCAATTCCACAAGTCTATCATATTCCTACAATTGCTAACTGGAATACAGACTACACCACATTGCAATTCTGGATGACGCTATTAGTTGGCGGCGGTGTATTAGCAATGGCAATAGGTGCAAGACGCTTAGGTGCATTGTCCTTTATTATCGGTGCCATTATTACTTTTGCTACACGCTCTGGTTATGTTAGCTTCCTTGGCTTTACAGGCCCAGAACTTAGCGCTGACCAATCTCTATTTTGGGGATTCCAGTTAGCAGTATTAGCATTAGGTGTGGTTATCGTAGGATTTACTGCAGTAAAAGCCCAAGCATCAAAAATGACGCTAGCAACTTGTGCAGCAGCAGTCATTATTGCTGAATTATCAGGCCGTATCGCCTTTTATAATTTATGGCATATTACCATGTGA
- a CDS encoding DMSO/selenate family reductase complex B subunit yields MKQYGFYFDSTKCTGCKTCQVSCKDEKDLDLGPKFRRVYEYGGGSWAKQDGIWTQNIYSYYLSISCNHCSNPTCVAGCPTGAMHKREEDGLVVVNQDICVGCRYCELRCPYGAPQFDEKKKLMSKCDGCYERVAQGMKPVCVESCPQRALDFDDIEVIRAKHGTECGIAPMPDPSLTNPNIVIKAHKEAKPSGDKTGSVQNAAEV; encoded by the coding sequence ATGAAGCAATATGGTTTTTATTTTGACTCCACTAAATGCACTGGCTGTAAAACATGTCAAGTCAGTTGCAAGGATGAAAAAGATTTAGATTTAGGCCCTAAATTCCGTCGTGTTTATGAATACGGTGGTGGTAGCTGGGCAAAACAAGACGGGATCTGGACACAAAATATCTATAGTTATTATTTATCCATTTCTTGTAACCACTGTTCAAACCCTACTTGCGTTGCAGGTTGCCCAACTGGCGCTATGCATAAACGTGAAGAAGACGGTTTAGTGGTTGTTAACCAAGATATTTGTGTTGGTTGCCGTTATTGCGAATTGCGTTGCCCTTATGGTGCGCCACAATTCGATGAGAAGAAAAAACTCATGTCTAAGTGTGATGGTTGCTACGAACGTGTAGCACAAGGCATGAAACCGGTTTGTGTTGAGTCTTGTCCTCAACGTGCGCTTGATTTTGATGATATTGAAGTGATCAGAGCAAAACATGGTACTGAATGTGGTATCGCGCCAATGCCTGATCCTAGTTTGACCAATCCAAATATCGTGATCAAAGCACACAAAGAAGCTAAACCTTCTGGTGATAAAACCGGCTCAGTTCAAAATGCGGCGGAGGTATAA
- a CDS encoding DMSO/selenate family reductase complex A subunit, giving the protein MSKIKNNTSITEMSRRGFIQSAAVISGAAAVAGTVSLPFAANAQTPQGIRPDETSETIKYSACLVNCGSRCPLKVHVKDGVIRRISNETMYDDSTFGLHQIRPCLRGRSVRWKTYNPDRLKYPMKRVGKRGEGKFERISWDEATSIIAEKLKYTIEKYGNESIYYQYGTGSTGANLHGRTACKRLLSTVGGFLSDYGTYSYSQLTGIVPYVYGDMLESLLTEIENSDLVVMFGHNLAETRMSGGGQFYETLNALDKSKSKVIIIDPRRTDSVTTLGAEWIPIYPGTDAALVAALGYVMIQEGITDEDFLREYCIGWDKQTLPASAPENGSYKDYILGNGPDGIAKTPEWASKLTGISVARIIQLAREIGGARAAWISQGWGIQRTSNGEQACRAIMMLPLMSGHIGRPGTNTGCWGGNVAYPVASFALPNPVKTLIPTFMWSEAIARGDQLTSKNAGVRNKDKLDTGIKFMWCYSSNVIGNQHADLNKTHDLLQDESKCEFILVWDNHMTPSAKYADILLPDVTTVETNDLINNSYASGAYHYVVRLQNAIKPLWENRPCYDVLTDIAEKMGTKEQFTEGRTYEEWIEYCYNQMREKNPALPTFAETNDVGIIDRKLPNRNQYVALEAFRQDPIANPLKTASGKIEIYSEKLMQDTDGWVLPEGDRIPAIPEYCKNEEGVENVKLKEKFPLQMTGFHDKGHVHSSYYNVAMLREAIPHQFWLNPIDAAERGLKSGDIAEIYNARGRLNILVKVTDRVLPGVIAVPQGAWRSLDTTGVDTGGCINTLTSWHPSPFAKGNPQHTNLVEVKRA; this is encoded by the coding sequence ATGTCAAAAATTAAAAATAATACTTCTATTACTGAAATGAGTCGGCGTGGATTCATTCAGTCTGCAGCAGTTATTTCTGGTGCTGCTGCTGTTGCAGGAACGGTTTCATTACCATTCGCTGCTAATGCACAAACTCCCCAGGGTATTCGTCCTGATGAGACTTCTGAAACTATCAAATACAGTGCATGTTTAGTGAACTGTGGTAGCCGTTGTCCATTAAAAGTTCATGTGAAAGATGGTGTTATTCGCCGTATTTCTAATGAAACTATGTATGACGATTCAACATTTGGTCTTCACCAAATTCGTCCGTGTCTGCGTGGCCGCTCTGTACGTTGGAAAACGTATAATCCAGATCGTTTAAAATACCCAATGAAACGTGTTGGTAAGCGTGGTGAAGGTAAATTTGAGCGTATTTCTTGGGATGAAGCAACTTCAATCATCGCGGAAAAACTAAAATATACCATCGAAAAATATGGTAATGAGTCCATTTATTACCAATATGGTACAGGCTCTACTGGTGCAAACTTACACGGTAGAACTGCATGTAAACGTTTATTAAGTACTGTCGGTGGTTTTTTAAGTGACTATGGTACTTATTCATACTCTCAATTAACTGGTATTGTGCCTTATGTTTACGGCGATATGCTGGAATCACTGTTAACAGAAATTGAGAATTCAGACTTAGTGGTGATGTTTGGTCATAACCTCGCTGAAACACGTATGTCTGGTGGTGGTCAGTTCTATGAAACGTTAAATGCGTTAGATAAGAGCAAAAGTAAAGTTATCATCATCGACCCTCGTCGTACCGACAGTGTGACAACATTAGGTGCCGAATGGATCCCAATTTATCCGGGTACTGATGCTGCATTAGTGGCTGCATTAGGCTATGTGATGATCCAAGAAGGTATCACCGATGAAGATTTCTTACGTGAATATTGTATCGGTTGGGATAAACAAACATTACCTGCATCAGCACCTGAAAATGGCTCTTATAAAGATTACATTTTAGGTAATGGCCCTGATGGCATTGCAAAAACACCTGAGTGGGCAAGTAAATTAACCGGTATTTCTGTTGCACGTATTATCCAATTAGCGCGTGAAATTGGCGGTGCAAGAGCGGCGTGGATCTCTCAAGGTTGGGGCATCCAGCGTACTTCAAATGGTGAGCAAGCATGTCGTGCGATTATGATGCTACCATTAATGTCAGGTCATATCGGTCGTCCAGGTACAAATACAGGCTGTTGGGGCGGTAACGTTGCTTACCCAGTTGCAAGCTTTGCTTTGCCTAACCCAGTTAAGACACTGATCCCAACATTTATGTGGTCTGAAGCAATTGCTCGCGGTGATCAACTTACCAGCAAAAATGCAGGTGTCAGAAATAAAGATAAACTCGATACGGGCATTAAATTTATGTGGTGTTATTCCAGTAACGTGATTGGTAACCAACACGCTGACTTGAATAAAACACATGATTTACTGCAAGATGAATCAAAATGTGAGTTTATTTTAGTGTGGGATAACCACATGACACCATCTGCAAAATACGCTGATATTTTACTGCCAGATGTGACAACAGTTGAGACAAACGATCTTATCAATAACTCTTACGCAAGTGGTGCTTACCACTATGTCGTCCGTTTGCAAAATGCGATTAAACCACTTTGGGAAAACCGTCCTTGCTATGATGTCTTAACTGACATTGCAGAAAAGATGGGTACCAAAGAACAATTCACTGAAGGACGTACTTACGAAGAGTGGATTGAATATTGCTATAACCAAATGCGTGAGAAAAACCCAGCGCTGCCTACATTTGCAGAAACTAATGATGTAGGAATTATCGATCGTAAATTACCTAACCGTAATCAATACGTTGCACTTGAAGCATTCCGTCAAGATCCTATCGCTAATCCATTAAAAACAGCGTCAGGTAAGATTGAAATTTATTCTGAAAAACTAATGCAAGATACTGATGGCTGGGTGTTACCAGAAGGCGATCGTATCCCAGCAATTCCAGAATATTGTAAGAATGAAGAAGGTGTCGAAAACGTTAAGCTTAAAGAGAAATTCCCTCTGCAAATGACTGGCTTCCATGATAAAGGCCACGTTCACTCAAGTTACTATAACGTTGCTATGTTACGTGAAGCTATTCCTCATCAATTCTGGTTAAACCCAATTGATGCGGCTGAACGCGGATTAAAATCTGGCGATATCGCTGAGATTTATAATGCCCGTGGTCGTTTAAATATTCTCGTTAAAGTTACAGATCGTGTATTACCTGGTGTGATTGCAGTACCGCAAGGTGCATGGCGTTCACTTGATACAACAGGTGTAGATACTGGTGGATGTATTAATACATTAACAAGCTGGCACCCATCGCCGTTTGCTAAAGGAAATCCACAACATACAAACCTTGTTGAAGTGAAACGTGCATAA
- a CDS encoding mechanosensitive ion channel domain-containing protein has product MQQQLLTWIRQFNEEYAQIASLLLVLAIIFLVAIILHFILHKLVLPKISKAITQYDQKWQLSLEINKLFSRFAFLIQGVVVNIQALVWMGSGKTQEILTTSAQAWCLIFGLLMLFSIMDLCMQIMRNSSSFGRLPLKGIFQSLKLAASVLIGIMIISLLIGKSPLILLSGLGAMTAVLMLVFKDPIMGLVAGIQLSANNMISLGDWLEMPKYGADGAVIDISLTTVKVRNWDNTVTTIPTYSLISDSFKNWQAMTKSGGRRIKRSLALDINSIHFLDKKQLDALEKAHLLAPYIKNKESEINQFNATLGNECQTPLNQRGMTNIGTFRAYVEAYLKNHPNVHKQMTIMVRQLAPTSDGLPIEIYAFTNTTVWVQYEAIQSDIFDHIFAILPQFGLRVHQSPTGNDVRALRFPAENNPQ; this is encoded by the coding sequence ATGCAGCAGCAACTGCTTACATGGATACGTCAATTCAATGAGGAGTATGCCCAAATCGCTTCTCTCCTACTCGTTTTAGCCATTATTTTCCTTGTCGCAATCATTCTCCATTTTATTTTGCACAAATTAGTTTTACCTAAAATTTCCAAAGCAATAACTCAGTACGATCAGAAATGGCAACTTTCTCTAGAAATAAATAAACTATTTAGTCGTTTTGCTTTTTTAATCCAAGGCGTTGTTGTTAATATCCAAGCGCTGGTATGGATGGGATCAGGTAAAACACAAGAAATTCTCACCACTAGTGCTCAAGCATGGTGTTTAATTTTCGGCTTGTTGATGCTTTTCTCTATTATGGATCTCTGTATGCAGATCATGAGAAATTCATCCTCATTTGGTCGATTACCCTTAAAAGGTATTTTTCAAAGCTTAAAACTCGCCGCCTCTGTGCTAATTGGGATAATGATTATTTCCCTACTTATTGGCAAATCACCACTTATTTTACTCAGTGGTTTAGGTGCCATGACGGCTGTATTAATGTTGGTGTTTAAAGATCCTATTATGGGGTTAGTAGCAGGTATTCAATTATCTGCAAACAATATGATAAGCCTTGGTGATTGGCTAGAGATGCCTAAATATGGTGCTGATGGAGCCGTTATTGATATTAGTTTAACGACCGTTAAAGTGCGTAACTGGGATAATACCGTCACCACTATTCCAACTTATTCTCTGATTTCAGATTCCTTTAAAAATTGGCAAGCAATGACAAAATCAGGCGGACGTCGTATTAAACGAAGTCTTGCTCTTGATATTAATAGCATTCATTTCTTAGACAAAAAACAACTTGATGCTCTAGAAAAAGCCCACTTATTAGCACCTTATATCAAAAATAAGGAAAGCGAAATTAATCAATTCAATGCAACTTTGGGCAATGAATGCCAAACGCCATTAAACCAACGTGGCATGACCAATATTGGAACCTTCCGTGCGTATGTTGAAGCCTATTTAAAAAACCATCCTAATGTTCATAAGCAAATGACCATTATGGTAAGACAATTAGCCCCCACCTCGGATGGGCTCCCTATTGAAATTTATGCCTTTACTAACACCACCGTTTGGGTTCAATACGAGGCGATTCAATCCGATATATTTGATCATATCTTTGCTATTTTGCCTCAATTTGGCTTAAGAGTTCATCAATCTCCAACGGGAAATGATGTAAGAGCACTCAGATTTCCTGCCGAAAATAATCCGCAATAA
- a CDS encoding HdeD family acid-resistance protein — translation MLDINKNNLSQLTEKLVKKQCTLMTVIAILGFIAGFICIINPLSSGIVISVLLGVVFFACAISSIIGGFNAQVSSGWSMLITLLAGFIYLLLGYIFVTDPLKGMLSLAFFIGFLFIFAGILRLNIGFKQIKDNFYGWFNILVGFLDLVIAYFLLAFGPETSVALVMALIGIQLILSSITILSITSAIKRMTH, via the coding sequence ATGTTAGATATTAATAAAAATAATTTATCTCAGCTAACAGAGAAACTGGTTAAAAAGCAATGCACTTTAATGACTGTTATTGCCATATTGGGTTTCATTGCAGGTTTTATCTGTATTATTAATCCACTTTCTTCTGGCATTGTTATAAGTGTATTACTCGGTGTTGTATTTTTTGCCTGTGCGATATCCAGCATTATTGGCGGTTTTAATGCCCAAGTCTCTTCTGGTTGGTCAATGTTGATCACATTATTGGCAGGTTTTATTTATCTTCTGCTTGGCTATATCTTTGTCACCGACCCACTAAAAGGTATGCTTAGCCTCGCCTTTTTTATCGGTTTTTTATTTATTTTTGCGGGGATACTGCGCCTAAATATAGGTTTTAAACAGATCAAAGATAATTTTTATGGCTGGTTTAATATCTTGGTTGGATTTTTAGATTTAGTGATTGCCTATTTTTTGCTTGCTTTTGGCCCTGAAACCTCAGTAGCATTAGTTATGGCATTGATTGGTATACAACTCATTTTAAGTTCTATCACAATATTATCAATAACCAGTGCAATAAAAAGAATGACCCATTAA
- a CDS encoding D-amino-acid transaminase, protein MSDIVYLDNHFVPKEQAKISVFDRGFLFADAVYEVTAVIDGQLIDFNGHFQRLQRSCKELALSLPITKEQLIDVHHQLIEKNNLHEGLIYLQIARGTDSSRFFDFPASSVPSTIVAFVQHSTVINHPNAKKGISVVSVEDIRWQRCDIKTVALLAACLAKHHAHQQGADDAILIKDGYITEGSSSNFFIVNHDNEIITRPLSQDILPGITRQAIIQLAQEEGLKITERLFTLDEAKKAKEAFISSATTLIWPVISIDNEDINRGEVGHLSQRLREIYLDKALKK, encoded by the coding sequence ATGTCTGATATCGTGTATTTAGACAATCACTTTGTACCTAAAGAGCAGGCTAAAATATCTGTTTTTGACCGTGGTTTTTTATTTGCAGATGCCGTTTATGAAGTTACTGCTGTTATTGATGGTCAGCTCATTGACTTTAATGGGCATTTTCAACGCTTGCAGCGTTCATGTAAAGAATTAGCTCTATCGCTTCCTATTACCAAAGAACAGCTAATTGATGTTCATCATCAACTTATCGAAAAGAATAACCTTCATGAAGGGCTTATCTATTTACAAATAGCACGAGGTACTGATTCCTCTCGTTTTTTTGATTTTCCGGCTTCATCTGTTCCTTCTACAATAGTTGCTTTTGTTCAGCACTCCACTGTCATTAACCATCCCAATGCAAAAAAAGGTATTTCGGTAGTGAGTGTTGAAGATATTCGCTGGCAACGTTGTGATATTAAAACCGTGGCATTATTAGCAGCATGTTTAGCTAAACACCATGCACATCAACAAGGTGCTGATGATGCTATTTTAATTAAGGATGGCTATATAACAGAAGGGAGTTCAAGTAACTTCTTTATTGTTAATCACGATAATGAAATTATTACACGGCCACTGAGTCAGGATATTTTACCCGGTATTACACGCCAAGCGATTATTCAATTAGCGCAAGAAGAAGGGCTTAAAATAACAGAGCGTCTATTTACGCTTGATGAAGCGAAAAAAGCAAAAGAAGCTTTTATTAGCTCAGCAACTACATTAATTTGGCCTGTTATTTCAATTGATAATGAAGATATAAATCGGGGAGAAGTTGGGCATTTATCTCAACGGCTACGAGAGATCTACCTTGATAAAGCACTTAAGAAATAA
- a CDS encoding XRE family transcriptional regulator: MSSPCAPIEIISQALARERKKAGLSLAEIARRAGVAKSTLSQLEAGQGNPSIETLWAICVALNIPFSQLISAPQPEVKVIRKGDGFKISAEKAYYHAFLLSSCPMGAKRDIYTVIAQPGKDRVSDPHSKNVTEHIIIISGSAMVGTLDDQQELQPGDYICYPGDVTHVLRALEPDTTAVMIIEHHN, from the coding sequence ATGTCATCGCCTTGTGCGCCTATTGAAATTATTTCTCAAGCTCTAGCTAGAGAAAGAAAAAAAGCGGGCCTTTCACTTGCTGAAATAGCAAGACGAGCCGGTGTTGCAAAATCAACATTATCTCAATTAGAAGCAGGACAGGGAAATCCAAGTATTGAAACACTTTGGGCAATTTGTGTTGCCTTAAACATTCCTTTTTCTCAACTTATTTCAGCGCCACAGCCAGAAGTGAAGGTAATACGTAAAGGCGATGGCTTTAAAATTAGCGCAGAAAAAGCCTATTACCATGCTTTTTTACTTTCGTCCTGCCCAATGGGTGCAAAACGCGATATATATACAGTAATTGCACAACCGGGAAAAGATAGAGTTTCAGATCCCCACAGTAAGAATGTCACTGAGCATATTATTATTATCAGTGGCAGTGCAATGGTGGGCACTTTAGATGATCAGCAAGAATTACAACCCGGCGATTATATTTGCTATCCTGGTGATGTCACTCATGTATTACGAGCTTTAGAACCTGACACAACTGCTGTCATGATTATTGAACATCATAATTAA
- a CDS encoding AzlC family ABC transporter permease: MQINSRLDNNVLRDIVLVSLADGIVGVSYGALAHTQGFDFWVPLVLSIFVLAGASEFLFIGVVAMGGSAIYAALAGLMVNARHIPFSMAVKDLPGKGLKSLLGFHILNDESVVFGLSQRTAEQNKLAFWACGLGILLVWPLGTMLGVYLGSFIVDIKMLGLDAMFPAIILALSLPALKNKLTRHAAIIGSIIALATTLFLPVGIPVLLSLLGVLFVIRKI; this comes from the coding sequence ATGCAAATTAACAGTCGTCTTGATAATAACGTACTTAGAGATATTGTGCTTGTTTCATTAGCAGATGGTATCGTTGGTGTCTCTTATGGTGCATTAGCACATACGCAAGGCTTTGATTTTTGGGTACCGTTGGTGTTATCCATTTTTGTTTTAGCGGGTGCTTCTGAATTTCTTTTTATTGGCGTTGTGGCGATGGGAGGAAGTGCAATATATGCTGCTCTTGCTGGATTAATGGTCAATGCACGACATATTCCTTTTAGTATGGCCGTAAAAGATTTACCAGGAAAAGGGCTTAAATCATTATTAGGTTTTCATATATTAAATGATGAAAGTGTTGTATTTGGTTTATCTCAACGTACTGCTGAACAAAATAAATTAGCATTTTGGGCTTGTGGGTTGGGTATTTTACTTGTTTGGCCTTTAGGAACCATGCTTGGTGTTTACTTAGGGTCATTTATTGTAGATATAAAGATGTTAGGGCTAGATGCGATGTTTCCAGCCATCATTCTCGCATTAAGTCTACCAGCATTAAAAAATAAACTAACACGCCATGCTGCAATAATAGGAAGCATTATTGCACTCGCAACCACATTATTCCTCCCTGTTGGGATCCCCGTTTTATTATCGCTATTAGGCGTATTGTTTGTGATAAGGAAAATATAA